From the Papaver somniferum cultivar HN1 chromosome 2, ASM357369v1, whole genome shotgun sequence genome, the window CTATGCCCTTGTAAATAAGCTCCTTTCAATGTCTCTACAGACAGAGGGTGTTGGTGATTGGTGGGGGAGGAGCAGTCGGCCTATCTGCAATTCAGCTTGCAGTAGCTACAGGTTGCCATGTGTCAACTACTTGTGGAGTTCAAAGTATTGATCAAGTTCTGGCAGTTGGTGCTGAGCAGGCTGTTGATTATACAAGAGAGGTACTTATTGCTTGGGTTGGGATCGGAGTCACCGTCGGTCTTATATCAATTTGTATGGGGTCTGGAAAAATTCTAATTGAGATATTATGTCACGATCTTTAAATTTTAGGATGTTGAAACTGCAATTAAAGGACAGTTCAGTGCTGTTTTAGATACAATCGGTTTGCCAGAAACAGAAAGGATGGGTGTCAACCTTCTCACAAAAGGTGGACACTATATGACACTGCAGGTAAGAAGTGGGCCTAATATTAATTGACTTTGTGTCAGTAGGAATCTTCAGCTTCTTATTTCCTCAGTGCTGCCAAATGAACAATTATATTCTGATCCTTTTTGCAGGGGGAAGCAGCATCCATATCTGATCGTTATGGAATATTCGCTGGAATTCCTCTATCTACAGGAATTTTATTGAAGAAGCAAATGCAATATCGCTACACCCATGGCATAGGTATATAAGTTTGACGCATTattatttgatggtttatgcaATCAGAAAAAAAATAAGTAAATGTTTAGGCATAGGTATATAACTGTGAACATTACGATATAGTTGTCATTACTACCTTCCCAGTAGTGGTCAACACCACAGGACTACAGGAGATATTCCCAAGTGCATACCCAGGGTTGATCTTCCATCTTGATTCTTGCACCATGTGCGACGCCTTACATTAGATCAGTGTTGTAGGCATGGATAACTCCACTCAGGAAATCGTGACGATTAAAGTGGAATTTAATCTTTATGCGTTTTTTTGGTTCTCAATGGATATTAGCACATAATAGTGGAGGCGCCTTATGGCCATTATCTTACAGAATGCATATAATGTGGATGGTGGATGTTGAATGAATCAAGTGGGAAGTTATATCTTGAGCTTTATAAATACTGCACTGCACCGTGTGATTAATGATATATGCAACTATCAAGCACTGAGCTAATATTGGTTCCTTTTTTACATGATGTGACTTGTGTTGCAGAGTACTGGTGGACATACATGAGGGCGGATTCTGAGGGGCTGGATGAGATCCGCAGGGTATCAGAAGCTGGGAAGTTAAAGATACCCGTGGAGAAGACTTTTCCGATCACTCAGGTGAGAGAAGCTCATGCGGCAAAAGACGAAACGCTTGTCATTCCGGGTAAGATTGTTATGGAAGTGGACTAAATGGGAAGTCAACCACAAGGGCAGTCTATTCTTTTTCTCCTTGTCTCCTCCATCTTTTGACTGAAGCATAATGGAGTCTTTAGGTTTTGCTTTTATTGGCGAGCTGAACAAAGCTATCTAGCACGGCACAACGTCAATCACATCGTTCaatgtaaagaaaaaaagaaaagaacatatCTGATTTAGAAGAGTTGCTTATAAAATGTGTCAAATTTTTTTTACAAATAATGTATCTGGTTTATTCATATTTAGTCAGCTTAGTTGTTACATGCAGTCCACTCTCTGTGTGCTAGCAAACAATGTGTTATATCAGTATTCTGTAAAGAAGTAATGGTAATAGACTGTGCGACTTAGAAATGGTGACTAGATTTTGCTGTGATCAAGTGCAGTCATATACTCATATATCTCTTTTTAGCTCTATCCACACTAACCCTGTACAAGTTTTTCAGCATCACTTCTTGtgtatcttttcttctttttcagcaAGGAACCAGGACATGCAGATGCTGAGGAGGAATCTGCTGGACCTGTAAGTGTAATCAAATCTGAGCTTTTTTATCTGGTGTGGTGCAATCATGATAATCACTGTTTTATTTATTTCTGAAATATTTAAAAGATTATTAGTAAAAATAGACTGTGGTGTAATATGGTACCATTTGCCTATTTGTGCCTGGTTTGTTTGCCAGATCTCTACAGAGGTGATGTTCTTCGTTGGTAGAATGTTTTCCTCACCATGTGTTAATTGACATCTTTAAAATCCCTGAAGTTGCTTTATTGTCAGTGGCCTAGTGTGTATCATAGATTACCATTTCAAAATTTTACTGCCTACAGGACTTGGATTTTCTAAAAGCAAATTGATCCTTTGCAGACTTGTACATGCTGTTCTtgcaaaaaaaatcatcttttaaATCATCT encodes:
- the LOC113348774 gene encoding reticulon-4-interacting protein 1, mitochondrial-like; translated protein: MAVWRLGSTKRRHSSSSMAKLGFIRNIVTNCRAVILPRFGGPEVLEIRHDVKVPDLKPHEVLVRTRAVSINPLDTRMRAGYGRSIFGPLLPLILGRDISGEVASVGTSVRSLSVGQDVFGALHPTAMRGTYTDYAILSEDELTPKPASISHVEASAIPFAALTAWRALKSTARIAEGQRVLVIGGGGAVGLSAIQLAVATGCHVSTTCGVQSIDQVLAVGAEQAVDYTREDVETAIKGQFSAVLDTIGLPETERMGVNLLTKGGHYMTLQGEAASISDRYGIFAGIPLSTGILLKKQMQYRYTHGIEYWWTYMRADSEGLDEIRRVSEAGKLKIPVEKTFPITQVREAHAAKDETLVIPGKIVMEVD